The genomic DNA cacacacacacacacacacacacacacacacacaccacctggGTGTTTGTAAAGGTCACAGCTGCCGAGAGTGTCACTGACCTTCACTGTAAATGTCAAcagcctggacacacacacacacagacagacacacacagacacacagacacacacacacacacacagacacacaacctcctgAGTCCTTCACACTGAtgtccctgtctcctgtctcatGTTCTGTAGAACCAATGGACCCGGGCTCAGGTGGAGTCTCTTCTGGCCGAGGGTCAGTTTGACGATCTGAGGACACGGCTCGGCAGCAGGATGAGCTTCGGGACGGCCGGACTCCGAGCGCCGATGGGAGCCGGGTTCAACCGGATCAACGACCTCACTGTCATCCAGTCCACACAGGTCAGAccagctcatagactggaccgcCGAGGTCAGACCTgctcatagactggaccgccgaggtcagaccagctcatagactggaccgcCGAGGTCAGACCTgctcatagactggaccgcCGAGGCCAGAccagctcatagactggaccgctgaggtcagaccagctcatagactggaccgctgAGGCGAGACCAGTtcatagactggaccgctgaggccagaccagctcatagactggaccgctgAGGTCAGACCAGCTCATAGACTTGACCGCTGGGGCCAGACCAGCCCACAGACTTGACCGCTGAGGCCAGAccagctcatagactggaccgctgAGGTCAGACTAGCTCCTAGACTGGACCGCTGAGGTCAGAccagctcatagactggaccgcCGAGGCCAGAccagctcatagactggaccgctgaggtcagaccagctcatagactggaccgctgAGGCGAGACCAGTTCATAGACTTGACCGCTGAGGCCAGACCAGCCCACAGACTTGACCGCTGAGGCCAGACCAGCTCATAAACTGGACCGCTGAGGTCAGACTagctcatagactggaccgctgaggtcagaccagctcatagactggaccgctgaggtcagaccagctcatagactggacTGCTGAGGTCAGACCAGCTCATAGACTGGATCGCCGAAGTCAGACCTgctcatagactggaccgctgaggtcagaccagctcatagactggaccgctgAAGTCAGACCTgctcatagactggaccgctgaggtcagaccagctcatagactggaccgctgaggtcagaccagctcatagactggaccgctgaggtcacaccagctcatagactggaccgctgaggtcagaccagctcatagactggaccgctCAGGTCAGACCAGTtcatagactggaccgctgaggtcagactagctcatagactggaccgctgaggtcagactagctcatagactggaccgctgAAGTCAGACCTgctcatagactggaccgctgaggtcagaccagctcatagactggaccgctgaggtcagaccagctcatagactggaccgcCGAAGTCAGACCTgctcatagactggaccgctgaggtcagaccagctcatagactggaccTACGAAGTCAGACCTgctcatagactggaccgctgaggtcagaccagctcatagactggaccgcCGAAGTCAGAccagctcatagactggaccgctgaggccagaccagctcatagactggaccgctgaggtcagaccagctcatagactggaccgcCGAAGTCAGACCTgctcatagactggaccgctgaggccagaccagctcatagactggaccgctgaggccagaccagctcatagactggaccgctgaggtcagaccagctcatagactggaccgctgaggtcagactagctcatagactggaccgctgaggtcagaccagctcatagactggaccgcCGAAGTCAGACTagctcatagactggaccgctgaggtcagaccagctcatagactggaccgctgAGTCGAGACCAGTTCATAGACTTGACCGCTGAGGCCAGACCAGCCCACAGACTTTACCGCTGAGGCCAGAccagctcatagactggaccgctgaggtcagactagctcatagactggaccgctgaggtcagaccagctcatagactggaccgctgaggtcagaccagctcatagactggaccgctgAAGTCAGACCTgctcatagactggaccgctgaggtcagaccagctcatagactggaccgccgaggtcagaccagctcatagactggaccgctgaggtcagaccagctcatagactggaccgctgaggtcacaccagctcatagactggaccgctgaggtcagaccagctcatagactggaccgctCAGGTCAGACCAGTtcatagactggaccgctgaggtcagactagctcatagactggaccgctgAGGTCAGACTAGCTCCTAGACTGGACCGCTGAGGTCAGAccagctcatagactggaccgccgaggtcagaccagctcatagactggaccgctgaggtcagaccagctcatagactggaccgctgaggtcacaccagctcatagactggaccgctgaggtcagaccagctcatagactggaccgctCAGGTCAGACCAGTtcatagactggaccgctgaggtcagactagctcatagactggaccgctgAGGTCAGACTAGCTCCTAGACTGGACCGCTGAGGTCAGAccagctcatagactggaccgcCGAGGCCAGAccagctcatagactggaccgctgaggtcagaccagctcatagactggaccgctgAGGCGAGACCAGTTCATAGACTGGATCGCTGAGGTCAGAccagctcatagactggaccgcCGAAGTCAGACCTgctcatagactggaccgctgaggtcagaccagctcatagactggaccgctgaggtcagaccagctcatagactggaccgctgaggtcagaccagctcatagactggaccgctgaggtcagaccagctcatagactggaccgctgaggtcagaccagctcatagactggaccactgaggtcagaccagctcatagactggaccgctgCGGTCAGACCAGCTCATAGACCAGAGCAGACTTTAATGATAGAACAGATGTATGATAAAGTTGGACATAATGAATGAGTTCGTAATGGATCCGGTGTTTTCATGACGTGAACGTGTGGTTTTCTCGTGCTCAGGGTCTGTGGTCCTACCTGTCCAGGCTCTTTGCTGACCTGGGCAGCCGAGGTGTGGTGGTGGGGTTTGACCCCAGGGGACAGGTCGAGAGCGGCTGTAGCAGTCAGAGGTGAGTCCAACACACGTCCAAGGACCAAGGGACAAACCCGGGTCCACATGTCCCCATGACAGAAGCATGTGTCTGTTTCAGGTTGGCCCAGTTAGCGGCTGCTGTGCTGCTCAGTAGAGACGTCCCCGTCCATCTTTTCTCTACGTTTGTCCCCACGCCATTCGTGGTGAGGAAACGCCAGTGATGTCATCTTCTGTCTCACAGGACGACACGCACATAAACACAATCAGCTGCTacacctgtttttgtttttgtagccGTATGCTGTGAAGAAACTGGGAGCAGCCGCTGGAGTTATGATCACCGCTTCACATAATCCTAAAGAAGACAACGGGtacaaggtcagaggtcagacgtTAAACTCTAAATGAGATGATAATGAAAATGAgctgaatccccccccccccccccctgcaggtgtACTGGTGTAACGGCGCTCAGATCACCGCCCCTCATGACAAGGAGATCCTGCGGAGCAtcgaggagcagctggagcccTGGAGCGCCTCCTGCTGGGACGAGGAGCTGGTGCAGCGCTGCTCCCTGAGGACCGAGCCCCTGACCCCCATCACCAGCTGCTACATGGAGGAGCTCGCCTCCCTCTGCTTCCACAGGTAACATCTGAGCGGGTCACCTGTAGACCTCGTCCATGAtgctggatcctgatcctgatggtggactGTGATCCCAACAGGACTTCTTCATATACAACATGTCTCCTCAACCATCAGTGACAGTAGCTCCTCAGTTCATGTGTCTGCTGCTTCCTTTCCTTTGATCCTGAGAGGTTTTCTAAGATTCTGTTCTGACATAAGAACAAATCCCAGATAAGAAAACACTGGGTGAATGTCAGAATCTTCATAAAACAGTTGTTGAACGAGGCCCACTGATCCTCtctgtcgccccctggtggaacGAGTGACTGAACACCCTCTGCTGGAAACTATTTACTCTCTGTTTCTCAGGGATCTGAATCGCAGCTGTCCTTTGAAGTTTGTCCATTCATCCTTCCACGGCGTGGGACACGTCTTCGTCCAGCAGGCCTTCCAGGCCTTTGGCTTCCATCCACCAATCCCTGTACCGGAGCAGAAAGACCCGGATCCCAACTTCCCCTCCCTCCGATGTCCGAACCCAGAGGAAGGCGAGTCGGTTCTGGTGAGACTCAGATCTCAGGTCACTCGTTTCTTTTCTAGGTTCAGTGTTTTTGTAGTAATCGGTTTTCTTCTGTGGTGCAGGagctttctcttcttctggCAGAGCGGGAAAACGCTCGGATCGTCTTGGCAACGGATCCTGATGCCGATCGTTTGGCTGTAGCAGAGAAGTCTGATGGGTAACTGGGATGTTTGCTCTAAGGCACTTCAGTCCATGTTGTCAGAGATGAAAGCTCTAACACATTCCTGCTGTATGGTTCCAGGTGTGGCTGGAAGGTGTTCACAGGTAACGAGCTGGCAGCTCTGCTGGGTTGGTGGATGTTCTTTAACTGGAAGGAGACTCATCCCGACCCCTCAGACACTGGGAGCGTTTACATGTTGGCCACCACAGTGTCGTCCAAGATCCTGCGCGCCTTGGCTCACACGGAGGGGTTCCACTTCGAGGTGAGACCGGAACGATTCCACCTGGAGAATCTGAGGCGGATACAAGAGGTTGATGATCTCTGGTGTCTTTGTGTTGAACAGGAAACTCTTCCAGGGTTTAAATGGATCGGGAACAGGATGCACGAACTCTCCAAAACAGGGCACACGGTCATATTCGCCTTTGAGGAGTCGATCGGtaactgcatttttttttaaatcccttgACCTTGACCTCACCTTGGAGATTTTAACCGCAGCTGATTGGCTCTCGTTTTTGTGAGCTGACGTCAGAAACGCTTCTTTCTGTGACATCAGGTTTCCTGTGCGGCAGTATGGTCCCCGAGAAAGATGGCGTGAGCTCGGCAGCCGTGGTGGCAGAAATGGCTTCTTACCTCCACAACAAGAGCCTGAgtctgaagcagcagctccacaacATCTACCTGACGTACGTGTGCTCATCCTTCTGTGGTCATTTTAAATCTGAATACTCTTATGATTCATTTAATACTGGAGTGAAACTCTGTACACTGTTTGAAATCTTCTCGAGGATTTTGATtagaattaataataattatgtttagtctgatttaaagatttaatcTAGAATTGAACTAGAATTGaccagtttatgaagacagattATTACCCAGCTTCCACCACCAGGTGGAGCAGATGCTTCAGAGTGAAGAGGTAGTTCATGTTCAGTGGAGATGTTTGTTCCGTCTTTCGATTGAAGGGGATCAACACGTTCAGCAGAGTTacctctcttttattttgaaagtggtCTCTgttgctgcttcctgtctgcaggTATGGGTTTCATGTGTCTAAGACCTCCTACATCGTCTGTCACCACCCGCCCACCATCCAGAAGATCTTTGGTCGGATCAGAAACTTTGACGGCGAGGGATCGTACCCAAAGTCGTGCGGAGGCGTCAGTATCGTCCATGTCAGAGACGTAACCACGGGATACGACAGCAGCCAGGCGGACCTCAGATCTGTAAGACatgaacaggaagcagctgtgCGCGGTGATGCTGTTTTTTGTGACTTCCTGtgactctgtgtttcctgtggagGTTCTTCCTGTGTCCAGGAGCAGTCAGATGATCACCTTCACGCTTCAGAACGGCGTGGTGGCCACACTGAGAAGCAGCGGCACGGAACCCAAGATCAAATACTACACAGAGCTCTGCGCACCGCCAGGGAAAAGGTCAGCtgactgtgacatcacagcccccccccccctgtttcaGCCCACATCTCGGATTCATCaagagaaaatgttgttttagtATTTGACTTGACAAAGTGATGATAAATCAGAAGTGatcagtgtgtgatgtgtgttgttgtgtgtgtggctgttgcaGTGACATGTCcagtctggaggaggagcttaCAAAGGTGACGACCAATCTGCTCGACGAGTTCCTGGAACCAGAGAGAAACAACCTGATTCGTCGTTTTGTCTAACCCCACCTCCACGCACCTGGTCCCTCTCTGtggtgtcacttcctgttgtgttagcTCCTCTCTgtagtgtcacttcctgttgtgttagcTCCTCTCCttagtgtcacttcctgttgtgttagcTCCTCTCTgtagtgtcacttcctgttgtgttagcTCCTCTCTgtagtgtcacttcctgttgtgttagcTCCTCTCTgtagtgtcacttcctgttgtgttagcTCCTCTCTGTAGtgccacttcctgttgtgttagcTCCTCTCTGtggtgtcacttcctgttgtgttagctcctctctgttgtgtcacttcctgttgtgttagcTCCTCTCTgtagtgtcacttcctgttgtgttagcTCCTCTCTGTGGTGTCAATGAAGTTCATGTCggactgaggaagaagaaagtgaCCGAAGATTGAGAACATCATGCAGAGAGGGAACTCAGCAGAGAGCATGATGGGAACTCGGCAGAGAGCATGATGGGAACTCAGCAGAGAGCATGATGGGAACTCAGCAGAGAGGGAACTCAGCAGAGAGCATTATGGGAACTTGGCAGAGAGCATGATGGGAACTCGGCAGAAAGCATGATGGGAACTCGGCAGAGAGCATGATGGGAACTCGGCAGAGAGCATGATGGGAACTCGGCAGAGAGCATGATGGGAACTCGGCAGAGAGGGAACTCAGCAGAGAGCATGATGGGAACTCGGCAGAGAGCATGATGGGAACTCGGCAGAGAGCACGATGGGAACTCGGCAGAGAGCATGATGGGAACTCGGCAGAGAGCATGATGGGAACTCGGCAGAGAGCACGATGGGAACTCGGCAGAGAGCTTGATGGGAACTCGGCAGAGAGCATGATGGGAACTCGGCAGAGAGCATTATGGGAACTCGGCAgagagcatgatgggaaatcGAGTCCatagaaaataacaaatgtgttttgaggTGAATGAAAATGACATTGAAACctaatgtttgttttcctgcagtttCTCAATGTGGAAGTTGATTAATGACAAGTTTTAGGTTTTTATAGCAGCCGGCTGGTGCCAAACCATATTTCATCAGTTTTAATTATTCTAATATTAAATTATGATACTCCAATAATTCTTAAATACATTCTCTAAAGGTAGTAAGATGCtcaaaaaacatgaatgaaactGATTCTTTACTTTTCTGAAAAAAGAAAGCGATCAAATTATATCTTGTGTCAGAAAAAGCTTTAAATCAAAGTCCAGCTTTGATTAAAAcgtgatgtttgtgttaaactgCTTCAGTTCCTAATGAATCTTTCATCTGATCAAATATGTATCAATAATGAAGCTGCTCATTAAGTGAACTCCAAAACGTTGAGATTAGATTGACTCTGCTCCACACACGGAGGTAAAGGCCTCTTTAAACTAACAGAAGCTTCTCTGtggatttaattcatttttgtaCTCGACAGGTGAAAAGATGAGCTGCTAGTGAAGATGTGTTGCCATGACGATAGAGGCTTTTTCGGCTCcatgttgttattttctttatgaaCAGAGAGAatctttattttgaatgtttacGTCTCTCTCGGTCGTCATGGAGATTCCTCTGTGTAAAGTGCTTCtgtcatcaccatggtaactgtTTCCTCTGActtgaaataaatcaaagtgaaaatgaaacttCACTGTTtgattcatcactttttttattcccaactgatgatgtcatcaacgTTACTACTTTATTTAGAAATATGaattaaagtaataaaatgtatttttcagtaATTCAAagtgtttggttttattctGCAGATCTAACTGAAGCAGCACATTAAGAAAtaaactgttttgtgttttacagcCAGAAGATTTGTATCGAAGAGAAAACTCAGCTAATCAAgttatattttccattttcataCAATAAAACTCAGGGGAGATATTGAAGGAAATGTCTGTGTCGTGTCCACAGATATTAACGATGCAACTTCTGTATCTTGTGTTGAGATAGAAAAACTCCGTGGAAAGAAACTCAGTGTTGGATGAACAGATTTATAAAGGTCACGTTTTTGATGATTTATTCActgattgattaaaaaaaagtcaaaataaatataaaagtttgttttcaattttgatATAAAGTGTCCATCATATTTCTGTTTACACTAAAGAACTTTATGTCaattttattaaatgtaaatcatatgaatctgtgttttcatatttatcaaCGAATGAAAATGGAACCTTCATTCTGTTTAAATCAGATATCAgactataataataatgatgataagattattattattgatgataataaaattattattattgatagaCTCCAGAATGTTTTCTTAGTTCATGTCCTGGTGTTATAATTACATCACATtccatttagctgatgcttttatcgtTATGTATAAGTTTGAAGTCGTATAAGTATCATATGTCACCAGGAATATAAATGGAATTTACTGTTAGCAACTCGTTCTAAACATAATTGGAGTAAAGTCTTTTTGTGAATGAGGTCGACAGTCggaatcttcttcttcttcttcttcttcttcttcttcttcttcttcttcttcttcttcttcttcttcttcttcttcttcttcatcatcagctGATGAAACCTCGTGTTCACGGaacttgttattgttattaaagtAACTCGGCTGAAGTTGATCCCACAGAGGCTGCGACTGTccctcaggtcaaaggtcactgcagCTCATCAACATGTTTGTCCCTGAGGCGTCTTCACACGAGACCCAGAGACCACAGAGACCAACCAGAGTCCTCACAGGACGCATCATCACCTGTGTCCTTCACAAGCTGTTTACTAACAACTGGACTGATTAGGATCAAAGACAACAAGTGAAACAACTGTTCAACTTCAAAGACACAAAGTTaccttcaggggtcccgtctctaacagaggggcccgacttcaggggtcccgtcactaacaAAGGagccgacttcaggggtcccgtctctaacagaggagccgacttcaggggtcccgtctctaacagaggagccgacttcaggggtcccgtctctaacaaaggggcccgacttcaggggtccagtctctaacagaggggccgacttcaggggtcccgtctctaacagaggggccgacttcaggggtcccgtctctaacagaggagccgacttcaggggtcccgtctctaacaaaggggcccgacttcaggggtcccgtcactaacagaggagcccgacttcaggggtcccatcactaacagaggggcccgacttcaggggtccggtctctaacagaggggccggcttcaggggtcccgtctctaacagaggagcccgacttcaggggtcccgtcactaacagaggggccgacttcaggggtcccctctctaacagaggggcccgacttcaggggtcccgtcactaatagaggggccgacttcaggggtcccgtctctaacagaggtgcccgacttcaggggtcccgtcactaacagaggggccccgacttcaggggtaccgtcactaacagaggggcccgacttcaggggtcccgtcactaatagaggggccgacttcaggggtcccgtctctaacagaggggccgacttcaggggtcccgtcactaaTAGAGGGGCCGCGTCACTAATagaggggccgacttcaggggtcccatctctaacagaggggccgacttcaggggtcccctctctaacagaggggcccgacttcaggggtcccgtcactaatagaggggccgacttcaggggtcccgtctctaacagaggggccgacttcaggggtcccgtcactaacagaggggcccgacatcaggggtcccgtcactaacagaggggcccgacttcaggggtcccgtctctaacagaggggtcccgtcactaacagaggggtcccgtctctaacagaggggcccgacttcaggggtcccgtcactaacagaggggcccgacttcaggggtccggtctctaacagaggggccgacttcaggggtcccgtcactaacagaggggcccgacttcaggggtcccgtctctaacagaggggccgacttcaggggtcccgtcactaacagaggagcccgacttcaggggtcccgtctctaacagaggggccgacttcaggggtaccgtcactaacagaggagcccgacttcaggggtcccgtctctaacagaggggtcccgtcactaacagaggggcccgacttcaggggtcccgtcactaacagaggagcccgacttcaggggtcccgtctctaacagaggggtcccgtcactaacagaggggtcccgtctctaacagaggggcccgacttcaggggtcccgtctctaacagaggggcc from Limanda limanda chromosome 6, fLimLim1.1, whole genome shotgun sequence includes the following:
- the pgm2l1 gene encoding glucose 1,6-bisphosphate synthase, whose amino-acid sequence is MGEDRGGSGDLNPNLRGQSTGDPELDEAVHRWFTWDKNQWTRAQVESLLAEGQFDDLRTRLGSRMSFGTAGLRAPMGAGFNRINDLTVIQSTQGLWSYLSRLFADLGSRGVVVGFDPRGQVESGCSSQRLAQLAAAVLLSRDVPVHLFSTFVPTPFVPYAVKKLGAAAGVMITASHNPKEDNGYKVYWCNGAQITAPHDKEILRSIEEQLEPWSASCWDEELVQRCSLRTEPLTPITSCYMEELASLCFHRDLNRSCPLKFVHSSFHGVGHVFVQQAFQAFGFHPPIPVPEQKDPDPNFPSLRCPNPEEGESVLELSLLLAERENARIVLATDPDADRLAVAEKSDGCGWKVFTGNELAALLGWWMFFNWKETHPDPSDTGSVYMLATTVSSKILRALAHTEGFHFEETLPGFKWIGNRMHELSKTGHTVIFAFEESIGFLCGSMVPEKDGVSSAAVVAEMASYLHNKSLSLKQQLHNIYLTYGFHVSKTSYIVCHHPPTIQKIFGRIRNFDGEGSYPKSCGGVSIVHVRDVTTGYDSSQADLRSVLPVSRSSQMITFTLQNGVVATLRSSGTEPKIKYYTELCAPPGKSDMSSLEEELTKVTTNLLDEFLEPERNNLIRRFV